From the genome of Armatimonadota bacterium, one region includes:
- the nifS gene encoding cysteine desulfurase NifS, which yields MARVYLDHAATTPVHPRVRDAMLPYLEGQFGNPSSIHGFGQEAARAVEEGRTSLAALIGAQPEEIFFTSGGSEADTMALFGVFHARRDQGTHIITTTIEHHAVLHSCQALAKRGARITYLPVDRHGMVTPDQVAAAINDDTILVSVMHANNEIGTIEPIADIGRVCRERGVIFHTDAVQSVGHIPLDVAALNVDLLSLSAHKLYGPKGVGALYKRKGVRITPLIYGGGHERGLRSGTENVPGIAGLGEAARLALEDMPAEAPRQAALRDRLLEGIERAIADTVRTGHPTQRLPNNASVCIRYVEGESMLLNLDAAGIAASSGSACTSGSLEASHVLLAIGLEHDVAHGSLRLSLGHDNTEEEIAAVIEALPPMVEKLRAMSPLYPGKGGV from the coding sequence TTGGCACGCGTATATCTCGATCATGCCGCCACCACCCCCGTTCACCCGCGGGTGCGCGACGCCATGCTGCCTTACCTGGAGGGCCAGTTCGGCAACCCCTCCAGCATCCACGGCTTCGGCCAGGAGGCGGCGCGGGCGGTGGAGGAAGGAAGGACGTCGCTGGCGGCGCTCATCGGCGCCCAGCCGGAGGAGATCTTCTTCACCAGCGGCGGCTCCGAGGCCGATACCATGGCCCTCTTCGGCGTCTTCCACGCGCGCCGCGACCAGGGCACTCACATCATCACCACCACCATCGAGCACCATGCGGTGCTGCACAGCTGTCAGGCGCTGGCGAAGCGCGGCGCGCGGATCACCTACCTGCCGGTGGACCGACACGGCATGGTCACCCCCGACCAGGTCGCCGCCGCGATCAACGACGATACCATCCTGGTCTCGGTCATGCACGCCAATAACGAGATCGGCACCATCGAGCCCATCGCCGACATCGGCCGGGTATGCCGCGAGCGCGGTGTCATCTTCCACACCGACGCCGTGCAGAGCGTGGGCCATATCCCGCTCGACGTCGCGGCGCTGAACGTTGATCTGCTGTCCCTGTCCGCGCACAAGCTCTACGGCCCCAAGGGGGTGGGGGCGCTCTACAAGCGCAAGGGGGTGCGCATCACCCCCCTCATCTACGGCGGGGGCCACGAGCGCGGCCTGCGCTCCGGCACCGAAAACGTCCCCGGCATCGCCGGCCTCGGCGAGGCCGCGCGTCTGGCGCTCGAGGACATGCCCGCCGAGGCCCCCCGCCAGGCGGCGCTGCGCGACCGCCTGCTCGAGGGTATCGAGCGCGCCATCGCCGACACCGTTCGCACCGGCCACCCCACCCAACGCCTGCCCAACAACGCCAGCGTCTGTATCCGCTACGTCGAGGGCGAGTCCATGCTCCTCAATCTCGACGCCGCCGGCATCGCCGCCTCCAGCGGCTCCGCCTGCACCTCCGGCTCGCTCGAGGCCTCCCACGTCCTGCTCGCCATCGGCCTCGAGCACGACGTCGCCCACGGCTCCCTGCGCCTGTCCCTGGGCCACGACAACACCGAGGAGGAAATCGCCGCCGTGATCGAGGCGCTGCCGCCGATGGTCGAGAAGCTGCGGGCGATGTCGCCCCTCTATCCGGGCAAGGGGGGGGTGTGA
- a CDS encoding permease-like cell division protein FtsX: protein MLRTLDFALQRALANMRRHSLMSVAATSTIAVTLSIVGAAGLALLNVNAWTRTAVSEVEIYVYARRDLSRADALALQRRISALPHVVHTEFVPREAGLRRFQESYHFDPGLFEGVGNPLPDAIHVRTDDAGRVAAVAATVATWPAVRKVVHAESTIRILLTVRRIVTRASVGAGVLLTLAAMLIVHNTIRLALLARRREIGIMQLVGATPAFVAAPFLLEGVFYGLAGALIALCVLVPGYVWARHALARILTLFPLAPLSVLVDCGVLLVIGGLLAAGLATAVSLTRFLRKSHPT from the coding sequence ATGCTACGCACCCTTGACTTCGCGCTGCAGCGGGCGCTCGCCAACATGCGACGGCACAGCCTGATGAGCGTCGCCGCGACCTCCACCATCGCGGTGACGCTGTCCATCGTCGGCGCCGCCGGCCTGGCCCTGCTCAATGTCAACGCCTGGACGCGCACGGCGGTGAGCGAGGTCGAGATCTACGTCTATGCCAGGCGCGACCTTTCGCGCGCCGACGCCCTCGCGCTGCAGCGGCGCATCAGTGCGCTGCCGCATGTCGTCCACACCGAGTTCGTCCCGCGCGAGGCGGGGCTGCGCCGGTTCCAGGAGAGCTACCACTTCGACCCCGGGCTATTCGAGGGCGTGGGCAACCCCCTGCCCGACGCCATTCACGTGCGCACCGATGACGCCGGCCGGGTGGCGGCGGTGGCGGCGACGGTAGCGACCTGGCCCGCGGTGCGCAAAGTGGTGCATGCGGAGTCCACCATCCGCATCCTGCTCACCGTGCGCCGCATCGTTACCCGCGCCAGCGTCGGCGCGGGGGTGCTCCTGACGCTGGCGGCGATGCTCATCGTGCACAATACCATCCGCCTCGCGCTGCTCGCTCGCCGCAGGGAAATCGGCATCATGCAGCTGGTGGGCGCGACCCCGGCCTTCGTCGCCGCGCCGTTCCTCTTGGAGGGAGTATTCTACGGTCTCGCCGGCGCGCTCATCGCGCTGTGCGTGCTCGTGCCCGGCTACGTCTGGGCCCGCCACGCGCTGGCCAGGATCCTGACGCTGTTCCCCCTGGCGCCGCTGAGCGTGCTCGTTGACTGCGGCGTGCTGCTGGTTATCGGCGGGCTGCTCGCCGCCGGCCTGGCAACGGCGGTGTCGCTCACGCGCTTCCTGCGCAAGTCCCATCCCACGTAG
- the ftsE gene encoding cell division ATP-binding protein FtsE, which yields MIDFERVSFVYDNDVEALHDINVHIDKGEFVFLVGPTGEGKTTVLKLIYREQVPTSGRVIVAGTDIGRLPRRRVPHLRRRVGVVFQDFRLLSDQTITENILFALEAMAVPRRDMRRQAQEVLRQVGLGHRTDAFPDELSGGEQQRACIARAIANHPPILLADEPTGNLDPDTSLDIILLLRDINVRGTTVIVATHDRYIVDALNKRVMSLHRGRIVRDVPRGYYYATHP from the coding sequence GTGATAGACTTCGAACGCGTTTCGTTCGTCTACGATAACGATGTCGAGGCTCTCCACGACATCAACGTTCACATCGACAAGGGCGAGTTCGTCTTCCTCGTCGGCCCCACGGGTGAGGGGAAGACCACTGTTCTCAAGCTCATCTACCGCGAGCAGGTTCCCACCAGCGGGCGCGTGATCGTCGCCGGCACTGACATCGGGCGCCTGCCGCGGCGGCGGGTGCCGCACCTGCGGCGACGCGTCGGCGTCGTGTTTCAGGACTTCCGGTTGCTGTCCGACCAGACCATCACCGAGAACATTCTGTTCGCGCTGGAGGCGATGGCCGTGCCCCGACGCGACATGCGCCGGCAGGCGCAGGAGGTGCTGCGCCAGGTCGGGCTCGGGCACCGTACAGATGCCTTCCCGGATGAGTTGTCGGGCGGCGAGCAGCAGCGGGCGTGCATCGCCCGCGCCATCGCCAACCATCCGCCCATCCTGCTCGCCGACGAACCGACCGGCAACCTCGATCCCGACACCTCGCTCGACATCATCTTGCTGCTGCGCGACATCAACGTCCGCGGCACCACCGTGATCGTCGCCACCCACGACCGCTACATCGTGGACGCCCTCAACAAGCGCGTCATGTCGCTGCACCGGGGTCGCATCGTCCGCGACGTCCCGCGGGGCTACTACTATGCTACGCACCCTTGA
- a CDS encoding NUDIX hydrolase yields the protein MIHSQTSAGGIVVRRRGQDVQVCLILDDYDAWTFPKGKVETGEALPDTARREVREEIGLADVRIVADLGASKYRFARGDDIYKKTVRWFLMAAAPGAEVTPMRAERVRDAGWFVPGQALSMLGYRNLRPILRRALRGLGTEIPPPRLNHP from the coding sequence ATGATACATTCCCAGACATCGGCCGGCGGCATCGTCGTTCGCCGCCGGGGGCAAGACGTGCAGGTGTGCTTGATCCTCGACGACTACGATGCGTGGACCTTTCCCAAGGGCAAGGTGGAAACGGGGGAGGCGCTCCCCGACACCGCCCGCCGTGAGGTGCGGGAGGAGATCGGCCTCGCCGACGTGCGGATCGTCGCGGACCTGGGCGCCAGCAAGTATCGGTTCGCCCGCGGCGACGACATCTACAAGAAGACCGTGCGCTGGTTCCTGATGGCGGCCGCGCCCGGAGCCGAGGTCACCCCCATGCGCGCCGAGCGCGTGCGCGACGCCGGCTGGTTCGTCCCCGGGCAGGCGCTGTCCATGCTGGGGTATCGCAACCTGCGCCCGATCCTGCGGCGAGCGCTGCGAGGGCTGGGCACGGAGATCCCGCCGCCCAGACTGAATCATCCGTGA
- a CDS encoding PfkB family carbohydrate kinase, translating into MDDPLEEIVGRLDQAKLLVLGDIALERVLRGEAVEAGPGVLRLRAPEQTTRVGAAGGIAAAAAAVGAQVWAAGILGQDPQSGEVLRALAGAGVDPFGMVTAAGARTGESMVVEFDAAGPWSRVEIELAPPPPLEGPPAQEMLQHIEPLIARADALVMVSPRAAAPETLARAAEFARGRGKLVIGALGDSPLPPGDVVVQGPADDAPAATPEALIAVRDDGSVQVLGGRVETASFAAALDRGDPRAWEQFIAGVAAAAAIGAEPLAAARIGAAAAAAGSRAPITADAIRRQLSAG; encoded by the coding sequence ATGGATGACCCGCTAGAGGAGATCGTAGGGCGACTTGACCAGGCCAAGCTGCTGGTGCTCGGCGATATCGCCTTGGAACGGGTGCTGCGCGGGGAAGCGGTAGAGGCCGGGCCGGGCGTGCTCAGGCTGCGGGCCCCGGAGCAGACGACGCGGGTGGGCGCGGCGGGCGGCATCGCCGCGGCCGCGGCCGCGGTTGGCGCCCAGGTGTGGGCGGCTGGTATCCTGGGGCAGGATCCGCAGTCCGGCGAGGTGCTGCGCGCCCTCGCCGGCGCGGGGGTTGACCCCTTCGGCATGGTCACGGCGGCGGGCGCTCGCACGGGCGAGAGCATGGTCGTGGAGTTCGACGCAGCGGGGCCGTGGTCGAGGGTGGAGATCGAGCTAGCGCCGCCCCCACCCCTGGAAGGACCGCCGGCGCAGGAGATGCTCCAGCACATCGAACCGCTGATCGCGCGGGCGGATGCGCTGGTGATGGTGTCCCCGCGGGCGGCGGCGCCGGAGACGCTCGCCCGTGCCGCCGAGTTCGCACGGGGACGAGGCAAGCTGGTCATCGGCGCCCTGGGCGACAGCCCGCTGCCACCCGGTGACGTCGTGGTGCAGGGACCGGCGGATGACGCGCCCGCCGCGACCCCCGAGGCGCTCATCGCTGTGCGGGATGACGGCAGCGTCCAGGTGCTGGGGGGCAGGGTGGAAACCGCGAGCTTCGCCGCCGCGCTCGACCGGGGCGATCCGCGGGCATGGGAGCAGTTCATCGCCGGCGTCGCCGCCGCCGCGGCGATCGGGGCGGAGCCCCTGGCGGCGGCGCGCATCGGCGCGGCAGCGGCCGCGGCCGGTTCGCGCGCGCCCATCACCGCCGACGCGATCAGACGACAGCTAAGCGCCGGGTGA
- a CDS encoding HEPN domain-containing protein, with amino-acid sequence MKAMTQEWVEKAEGDYRVAVGQRQDAEPVYDAICFHAQQCAEKYLKAWLAEQGLGFPKIHDLEALAKLCLPSLSELDVVMDDLRLLTSFAVEIRYPGVFAQRQDAERCWRAAVRARDVIRRGFGIGPA; translated from the coding sequence ATGAAGGCCATGACGCAGGAGTGGGTTGAGAAGGCGGAAGGCGACTACCGGGTGGCCGTCGGCCAACGGCAGGACGCCGAGCCTGTGTACGACGCGATCTGCTTCCACGCGCAGCAGTGCGCAGAGAAATACCTCAAAGCCTGGCTGGCCGAACAGGGGTTGGGCTTTCCCAAGATACATGACCTGGAGGCGCTTGCCAAGCTATGCCTCCCTTCGCTGTCGGAGTTGGATGTCGTCATGGATGATCTGCGGCTGTTGACCAGCTTCGCGGTGGAGATTCGTTACCCCGGCGTCTTCGCCCAGAGGCAGGACGCCGAGAGATGCTGGCGGGCTGCCGTGCGAGCTCGTGATGTCATCCGGCGCGGTTTCGGCATAGGCCCGGCCTGA
- a CDS encoding nucleotidyltransferase domain-containing protein produces the protein MHELITTPTLADIQQVVQQIGERFHPRRVILFGSHAGGRPGPDSDVDLLVEMETSLPNVEQAVEIRRAVDLPFPADLLVRTPAQVAERLALGDVFLREVLTKGRVLYEGHDAGVG, from the coding sequence ATGCATGAACTGATAACCACGCCCACACTGGCCGACATCCAGCAGGTGGTGCAACAAATTGGGGAGCGCTTCCATCCGCGCCGGGTGATCCTGTTCGGGTCCCATGCCGGCGGCAGGCCCGGTCCGGACAGCGATGTGGACTTGCTCGTCGAAATGGAAACGTCGCTGCCGAACGTAGAACAGGCGGTGGAGATTCGCCGGGCGGTGGACCTACCGTTTCCGGCTGATCTGCTGGTCAGAACTCCCGCGCAAGTCGCGGAACGCTTGGCCCTGGGGGACGTCTTCCTGCGCGAAGTGCTGACGAAAGGCCGGGTGCTGTATGAAGGCCATGACGCAGGAGTGGGTTGA
- the rfbB gene encoding dTDP-glucose 4,6-dehydratase, which yields MKLLVTGGAGFIGSNFIRYLLRGHPDWEVVNLDKLTYAGNLDNLVEVAGDPRYTFVQGDICDVEAARGAARGCDAIVNFAAESHVDRSIADPGGFLRTDIFGVHVLLEVARELGIRRVLQISTDEVYGPIEQGAFREDDRLRPGNPYAASKAGGELLAHSYWKTYGAPVIISRATNNLGPHQYPEKMASLFITNALEDQPLPVYGDGRQMRDWMHVEDHCRACELLLERGEPGEIYNIGGTPTATNIEIATMILDALGKPHDLITHVKDRPGHDRRYAVDASKLRALGWAPTYDLKSALAATVEWYRENQAWWRKIKSGEFLEYYRRQYGL from the coding sequence ATGAAGCTTCTCGTCACCGGCGGCGCCGGGTTCATCGGCAGCAACTTCATCCGCTACCTGCTGCGCGGCCACCCCGATTGGGAGGTGGTCAATCTCGACAAGCTGACCTACGCCGGCAACCTCGACAACCTGGTCGAGGTCGCCGGCGATCCCCGCTACACCTTCGTCCAGGGCGACATCTGCGACGTCGAGGCGGCCCGCGGCGCCGCCCGGGGCTGTGACGCCATCGTCAACTTCGCCGCCGAGAGCCACGTGGACCGCTCCATCGCCGACCCCGGCGGCTTCCTGCGCACCGACATCTTCGGCGTCCATGTCCTGCTCGAGGTCGCGCGCGAGTTGGGCATCAGGCGCGTCCTGCAGATCAGCACCGACGAGGTCTACGGCCCCATCGAGCAGGGTGCATTCCGCGAGGACGACCGCCTGCGCCCCGGCAATCCCTATGCCGCGAGCAAGGCGGGGGGAGAGCTGCTTGCCCACTCGTACTGGAAGACCTATGGCGCGCCGGTCATCATCAGCCGCGCCACCAATAACCTCGGCCCCCACCAGTACCCGGAGAAGATGGCGTCGCTGTTCATCACCAATGCCCTCGAGGACCAGCCGCTGCCGGTCTATGGCGACGGGCGGCAGATGCGCGACTGGATGCACGTCGAGGATCACTGCCGCGCGTGCGAGCTGCTGCTGGAGCGCGGCGAGCCGGGCGAAATCTACAACATCGGCGGCACGCCGACCGCCACCAACATCGAAATCGCGACCATGATCCTCGACGCCCTCGGCAAGCCGCACGACCTCATCACCCACGTCAAGGATCGCCCCGGCCACGATCGGCGCTATGCGGTGGACGCCTCCAAGCTGCGGGCCCTGGGCTGGGCGCCGACCTATGATCTCAAGTCCGCCCTCGCCGCCACCGTCGAGTGGTACCGGGAGAACCAGGCCTGGTGGCGCAAGATCAAGTCGGGAGAGTTTTTGGAGTATTATCGGCGGCAGTACGGTCTGTGA
- a CDS encoding UDP-N-acetylglucosamine 2-epimerase yields MSVFNIAVIAAERGGFVRAAPLLAELRARPECNPRFVFAGEDYVPWAASELFHDLGLPYADAVIGASEGTRAERLARVMTGCERFAAARDLRAVVLVGQSPTMLGCAIACARSRAVVAHADAGLRAPGVSGRTGLAAQMDRACGLLLAASEPAHDRLLNEGAAEETVMLAGTLAADAVARWLKPARESDAPARAGLQRKEFALALVESPATIENVVNLRKLVDVLARVQDQVPIAMCVHRRLSEKLKHWDLAQSVAELPHVREVEPRGYVEFLSLLDSARLVLTDVGGIQDEAAVLGVPCLTLADATDRAATVVCGNNTLVGLDAEPAGQAVAAVMENRYPQARRPAAWDGRAAERIVDALLETV; encoded by the coding sequence ATGAGCGTCTTCAACATCGCGGTCATCGCCGCCGAACGGGGCGGCTTCGTGCGCGCGGCGCCTCTGCTTGCCGAGCTGCGCGCGCGCCCGGAATGCAATCCCCGGTTCGTCTTTGCCGGCGAGGACTACGTCCCCTGGGCCGCCTCCGAGCTCTTCCACGACCTGGGGCTGCCCTATGCCGACGCGGTCATCGGCGCCAGCGAGGGCACGCGCGCCGAACGTCTAGCGCGGGTCATGACCGGCTGCGAGCGATTCGCCGCCGCCCGTGACCTGCGCGCCGTCGTCCTGGTGGGCCAGTCGCCGACGATGCTAGGCTGCGCCATCGCGTGCGCGCGCTCCCGCGCTGTGGTCGCGCACGCGGACGCGGGTCTGCGCGCCCCTGGGGTCAGCGGGCGCACCGGCCTCGCCGCGCAGATGGATCGAGCCTGCGGGCTGCTGTTGGCGGCCTCCGAGCCCGCCCACGACCGGCTGCTGAACGAGGGCGCGGCGGAAGAAACGGTGATGCTGGCGGGCACCCTGGCCGCCGACGCCGTTGCGCGCTGGCTGAAGCCGGCGCGTGAGAGCGATGCCCCGGCGCGGGCGGGCTTGCAGCGCAAGGAGTTCGCGCTGGCGCTGGTGGAGTCACCGGCCACCATCGAGAACGTCGTCAACCTGCGTAAGCTGGTGGACGTGCTGGCGCGCGTGCAGGACCAGGTGCCCATCGCTATGTGCGTCCATCGGCGGCTGTCGGAGAAGCTGAAACACTGGGACCTGGCGCAGAGTGTCGCGGAGCTGCCGCACGTGCGTGAGGTCGAGCCGCGCGGATACGTCGAGTTCCTGTCGCTGCTCGACTCGGCGCGCCTGGTGCTGACCGACGTCGGGGGCATCCAAGATGAGGCGGCCGTCCTGGGGGTGCCCTGTCTTACGCTCGCCGATGCCACCGATCGCGCGGCAACGGTGGTCTGCGGCAACAACACGCTGGTCGGCCTCGATGCGGAGCCGGCGGGGCAGGCGGTGGCGGCGGTGATGGAGAATCGGTACCCGCAAGCCAGGCGGCCCGCCGCCTGGGACGGCCGCGCCGCCGAACGCATTGTGGATGCCCTGCTGGAGACCGTGTAG
- a CDS encoding UDP-N-acetylglucosamine 2-epimerase — protein MKLLCVAGSRGERARLAPVVQCLEGEHDIVCAYVSCAGEVPTWDLTAPPPPDWGLEIEDPTPASRVGSVLRWSESLLAEGRFDLLLTCGESDMAVGAAIAACLAEVTIAHLDAGVMLDPANPNARLLDQAAAFLLAPHLEAVQRLAARGMEDAAYLCGDTLADSPPVAGVASGAADGCLCYLAGVAVGPAVLPAVLAALRRLPMAVTMPAGPRAQALLAAAGLPRGNLAVVEPLDYAPLQEAVARAALVITDSATLQREAYFRGTVAIGLAPADFPDGERTGWVRPVAVDEDAIIAAAQAPPPPHPPEIEGQRGAALRAAQFLTAS, from the coding sequence GTGAAGCTCCTCTGCGTCGCCGGTAGCCGCGGCGAGCGTGCCCGGCTGGCGCCGGTGGTCCAGTGCCTGGAAGGCGAACACGACATCGTCTGCGCATATGTTTCATGCGCGGGCGAGGTGCCCACCTGGGACCTGACCGCCCCGCCGCCCCCGGACTGGGGTTTGGAGATTGAGGACCCCACTCCGGCGTCGCGGGTGGGATCGGTGTTGCGCTGGTCGGAGTCCCTGCTGGCGGAGGGGCGGTTCGACCTGCTGCTGACATGCGGGGAGTCCGATATGGCGGTCGGCGCCGCGATCGCGGCGTGCCTGGCCGAGGTCACCATCGCGCATCTCGATGCCGGGGTGATGCTCGATCCCGCGAACCCCAACGCCCGCCTGCTCGATCAGGCCGCCGCATTCCTGCTGGCGCCGCACCTGGAGGCGGTGCAGCGGCTGGCCGCGCGCGGCATGGAGGACGCGGCCTACCTGTGCGGCGACACCCTGGCGGATTCACCCCCGGTCGCGGGTGTGGCCAGTGGCGCGGCGGACGGCTGCCTTTGCTACCTGGCCGGGGTCGCCGTGGGGCCGGCGGTGCTGCCCGCCGTGCTGGCGGCGCTGCGACGGTTGCCCATGGCCGTGACCATGCCCGCGGGACCGCGCGCGCAAGCCCTCCTGGCCGCCGCCGGGCTGCCGCGGGGAAACCTGGCCGTGGTCGAGCCGCTCGACTACGCCCCGCTGCAGGAGGCCGTCGCGCGCGCCGCTCTCGTGATCACCGACAGCGCCACCTTGCAGCGTGAGGCGTACTTCCGCGGCACCGTCGCCATCGGGCTGGCGCCCGCCGATTTCCCCGACGGCGAGCGCACGGGCTGGGTGCGCCCGGTGGCGGTGGACGAGGACGCCATCATCGCGGCCGCGCAGGCGCCCCCGCCCCCCCATCCACCGGAGATCGAGGGGCAGCGCGGGGCGGCCCTGCGCGCCGCTCAGTTCCTGACGGCATCATGA
- a CDS encoding nucleotide sugar dehydrogenase — MSLLQAIRGRGARVTILGLGYVGLPLSVSMAEAGFAVTGFDINAERVRRLRTGASDVADVSRKRLRQALAHGKLQLLADAGELAADVFAICVPTPFGKARQPDLSCVTAAARTVSQHLRRGTMVVLESTTYPGTTRDIVRPLLEGSGLKAGRDFALAFAPERVDPGNPSFHIENTPRIVGGLTPRCARAAKAFYSQVTPDVRTVGSLETAEMAKLMENTFRHVNIALVNEMAVLCTDLGVDVWEMIDAAATKPFGYMPFYPGPGVGGHCIPIDPCYLSYRVRELGRQARFVELAEAVNEEMPDYVVARVADALNQRSQALRGARILVLGAAYKRDVADTRESPALKVIHKLRQKGALVRYHDPLVPEVNGTGEALHSVALTAREMESCDCAVVVTDHSSLPYRELVRRCRLILDTRNALRRYRADNIVRL; from the coding sequence ATGTCACTGCTGCAAGCTATCCGCGGGCGCGGCGCGCGCGTCACCATTCTCGGCCTGGGCTATGTCGGCTTGCCCCTGAGCGTGAGCATGGCCGAGGCGGGGTTCGCGGTCACCGGCTTCGACATCAACGCCGAGCGCGTGCGCCGCCTGCGCACCGGCGCCAGCGATGTCGCCGATGTCTCGCGCAAGCGCCTGCGGCAGGCGCTTGCGCACGGCAAGCTGCAACTGCTGGCCGACGCTGGCGAGCTGGCGGCCGATGTCTTCGCCATCTGCGTGCCGACGCCGTTCGGCAAGGCCCGCCAGCCGGACCTGTCGTGCGTGACCGCCGCCGCGCGCACCGTCTCCCAGCACCTGCGGCGGGGGACAATGGTGGTGCTCGAGAGCACGACCTACCCCGGCACCACCCGCGACATCGTGCGCCCGCTGCTGGAGGGCTCGGGGCTGAAGGCGGGGCGCGATTTCGCCCTCGCCTTCGCCCCCGAGCGCGTGGACCCCGGCAACCCCAGCTTCCACATCGAGAACACGCCGCGCATCGTCGGCGGCCTGACCCCGCGCTGCGCGCGCGCGGCCAAGGCGTTCTACTCGCAGGTGACCCCCGACGTGCGCACCGTCGGCTCGCTCGAGACCGCGGAGATGGCGAAGCTGATGGAGAACACCTTTCGCCACGTCAACATCGCCCTGGTCAACGAGATGGCGGTGCTGTGCACCGATCTGGGGGTGGACGTATGGGAGATGATTGACGCCGCCGCGACCAAGCCCTTCGGCTACATGCCCTTCTACCCCGGGCCGGGCGTGGGGGGCCATTGCATCCCCATTGACCCCTGCTATCTGTCCTATCGCGTGCGGGAGCTGGGGCGCCAGGCGCGGTTCGTGGAGCTGGCGGAGGCGGTCAACGAGGAGATGCCGGACTACGTGGTGGCGCGGGTGGCGGACGCCCTCAACCAGCGCAGCCAGGCGCTGCGCGGGGCGCGCATCCTGGTGCTGGGGGCGGCCTACAAGCGCGACGTCGCCGACACCCGGGAGTCGCCGGCGTTGAAGGTGATTCACAAGCTGCGGCAGAAGGGAGCGCTGGTGCGCTATCACGATCCCCTGGTGCCGGAGGTCAACGGCACCGGGGAGGCGCTCCATTCGGTGGCGCTGACGGCCCGGGAAATGGAGAGCTGTGACTGCGCGGTGGTGGTCACGGACCACAGCTCGCTGCCCTACCGCGAGCTGGTGCGGCGCTGCCGGCTGATCCTCGACACGCGCAACGCGCTGCGGCGCTACCGGGCGGACAACATCGTGCGCCTGTGA
- a CDS encoding uroporphyrinogen decarboxylase family protein — MTDQSEEQAMSYQRGWQAIHLEMPEQIPHTEYVTHRQFVLKVTGFDLDNPEQAAQAGPALAKALDYDFIWSAYGRDWGTPRTDMGRAKYYESETPWAASYPFKTEEEVLAFDPLATANLPTMEELTADVRRAYEAGQAAYPDAVFPGGFYNSVFTWPILTFGWDLFMTAAMDDPDRFERVLDGFTEISAMVVEAHVRAEVPIFLCHDDIVWASGPSFSPAWMRRYVFPRLKRLLRPLREAGIKVLFCSDGNFDAFVDDIAEAGAEGFIFEPLTDLRYIVERYGQTHVIIGNIDSRILQTKGPAEIRAEVKRCADLGKACPGYFFAVGNHIPYVVPIPNIECYLEAIAEYGKR; from the coding sequence ATGACGGACCAAAGCGAGGAGCAGGCGATGAGTTACCAGCGCGGTTGGCAGGCGATCCACCTGGAGATGCCGGAGCAAATCCCGCATACCGAGTATGTCACCCATCGCCAGTTCGTCCTCAAGGTCACCGGGTTCGATCTTGACAACCCGGAGCAGGCCGCCCAGGCCGGCCCCGCGCTCGCCAAGGCCCTGGATTACGACTTCATCTGGTCCGCCTATGGCCGCGACTGGGGCACGCCGCGCACCGACATGGGCCGGGCGAAGTATTACGAATCGGAAACGCCGTGGGCGGCGTCCTATCCGTTCAAGACGGAAGAGGAGGTGCTGGCCTTCGATCCGCTGGCGACCGCAAACCTGCCGACCATGGAGGAGCTGACGGCCGACGTCCGGCGCGCTTACGAGGCGGGCCAGGCCGCTTACCCCGATGCGGTGTTCCCCGGCGGATTCTACAACTCGGTGTTCACGTGGCCCATCCTGACCTTCGGCTGGGACTTGTTCATGACCGCGGCGATGGATGACCCCGACCGTTTCGAGCGCGTGCTGGACGGGTTCACGGAGATCAGCGCGATGGTGGTGGAGGCGCATGTCCGCGCGGAGGTGCCGATCTTCCTGTGCCACGATGACATCGTGTGGGCGAGCGGGCCGTCGTTCTCGCCGGCGTGGATGCGGCGCTATGTGTTCCCGCGCCTGAAGCGCCTGCTGCGGCCGCTGCGGGAGGCGGGAATCAAGGTGCTGTTCTGCTCCGACGGGAACTTCGACGCTTTCGTTGATGACATCGCGGAGGCGGGGGCCGAGGGGTTCATCTTCGAGCCGCTGACGGATCTGCGCTACATCGTGGAGCGCTATGGGCAAACCCACGTCATCATCGGCAACATTGACTCGCGCATACTCCAAACCAAGGGGCCGGCGGAGATCCGCGCCGAGGTCAAGCGCTGCGCCGATCTCGGCAAGGCGTGCCCCGGGTACTTCTTCGCCGTGGGCAATCACATTCCATACGTGGTGCCCATCCCCAACATCGAGTGCTACCTCGAAGCCATCGCGGAGTACGGGAAGAGGTAG
- a CDS encoding DUF1778 domain-containing protein, translated as MPTARVKSENLSCRVSPEHKKMIERAARRSGFSVSDFVIHTLVTAASDVLHDDSTIRLTKEEWDRFTRALERPAREPDEATKRAVSLYRKGRDEGDRRVWRAKQ; from the coding sequence ATGCCGACCGCACGTGTGAAGTCTGAAAACCTGTCCTGCCGGGTGTCTCCGGAACACAAGAAGATGATCGAGCGAGCCGCTCGGCGATCCGGCTTCTCGGTGTCCGATTTCGTCATCCACACCCTGGTCACGGCAGCCTCCGACGTGCTCCATGACGACTCAACCATCCGGCTCACCAAGGAGGAGTGGGATCGCTTCACCCGCGCCCTCGAGCGGCCGGCGCGAGAACCTGACGAGGCTACGAAGCGCGCCGTTTCTCTTTACCGAAAGGGTCGGGACGAGGGAGACAGACGGGTGTGGCGAGCGAAACAGTGA